Proteins found in one Paenibacillus sp. FSL R10-2782 genomic segment:
- a CDS encoding prephenate dehydrogenase — MKIAIFGVGLIGGSLALCFKGKPGITVVGHAHLPELLEPMLSRGVVDTATLSVEEAAEDADFIFLCVPVGLLEHYLELLSRLPLKEGCIITDVGSTKSSIAKKASEISLRHAYFIGGHPMAGSERSGVKAASGLLFENAYYVLSPAEGVPEEAYSSLERLLKYTGAQVVRVQPDMHDDIVGAISHLPHIIAAALVNQVRKHNDENPLYRTLAAGGFRDITRIASSDPIVWRDILLSNRDVLLDLLEEWNGQIERFTHLLRIQDGEGIADEFLTAGHFRSELPERRKGVIVSTFDLYIDVPDTPGIIGRIATELGDHSINLSNMQIIESREDVPGIMRLSFRQEQDWERAKALLDSMSYKVVV; from the coding sequence ATGAAGATTGCCATTTTCGGCGTGGGACTGATCGGTGGGTCCCTTGCGCTTTGTTTTAAAGGGAAGCCGGGCATTACCGTTGTTGGTCATGCTCATCTTCCCGAGCTGTTGGAGCCGATGTTGAGCCGTGGTGTCGTGGATACCGCGACTCTTTCGGTTGAAGAGGCGGCAGAGGATGCTGATTTTATTTTTTTATGTGTACCTGTCGGCTTACTGGAGCATTATCTGGAGCTGTTAAGCAGGCTGCCGCTTAAAGAGGGTTGCATTATTACCGATGTAGGCAGCACAAAATCGTCGATTGCCAAAAAAGCGTCAGAAATCTCTTTACGTCATGCTTATTTTATCGGTGGCCATCCGATGGCCGGCTCAGAGCGTTCCGGTGTGAAGGCTGCTTCTGGGTTACTGTTTGAGAATGCCTACTATGTACTTTCCCCGGCAGAGGGTGTGCCTGAGGAAGCTTACAGTTCGCTGGAGCGTCTGTTGAAGTATACAGGAGCTCAGGTTGTACGTGTCCAGCCTGATATGCACGATGACATTGTCGGGGCGATCAGCCATCTTCCGCATATTATTGCAGCGGCGCTGGTGAATCAGGTGCGCAAGCACAATGACGAAAATCCGTTGTACCGTACGTTGGCGGCTGGCGGCTTCCGCGATATTACGCGAATTGCTTCCAGTGATCCGATTGTGTGGCGGGACATTTTGCTGAGCAATCGTGACGTTTTGCTAGATCTGCTGGAAGAATGGAACGGGCAGATTGAGCGTTTTACCCATTTACTGAGAATACAAGACGGAGAGGGAATCGCTGACGAGTTTTTGACGGCGGGGCATTTCCGCAGTGAGCTGCCGGAGCGCCGCAAAGGTGTCATCGTCTCAACGTTTGATCTGTATATTGATGTACCGGATACCCCGGGGATTATCGGTCGAATTGCAACAGAGCTGGGGGATCACAGCATTAACCTGAGCAATATGCAAATCATTGAAAGTCGGGAGGATGTTCCCGGTATTATGCGTCTTTCTTTCCGTCAGGAGCAGGATTGGGAGCGGGCTAAGGCATTGCTGGATTCGATGAGCTATAAAGTGGTGGTATAG
- the hisC gene encoding histidinol-phosphate transaminase: MQPKPHIVHLPVYQPGKPIEDVKRELGLDEVIKLASNENPYGSSPKVLQAIQEEFANISVYPDGSAVALTQALAKHTGLKEDQFIYGCGSDEIIALITRAFLLPGEESIMADQTFSVYKSNVEIEGAVAVEVPLRDGVHDLEAMLSQINDRTKIIWICNPNNPTGTIVPEAELVAFLDRVPKHVMVVLDEAYSEFVTDSTYPDGIRLLPAYENLVVLRTFSKIYGLASLRIGYGMGTAATIRMINQVREPFNTSRVAQAAAIAALEDQDFVQECRDRNAEGRAYLQKELKRLGLESFPAHGNFIMLNVHRPSGEVFQELLRRGVIIRAGHHKYPTYIRVSVGSQPQNEWFIHALEQVLGAEAAKARL; this comes from the coding sequence ATGCAACCTAAACCGCATATTGTACATTTGCCGGTATATCAGCCCGGTAAACCGATTGAAGATGTGAAGCGCGAGCTGGGACTTGATGAAGTGATCAAGCTCGCCTCGAATGAAAATCCGTATGGCAGCTCTCCTAAAGTATTGCAGGCCATTCAGGAGGAATTTGCGAATATTAGTGTATATCCTGACGGCAGCGCGGTAGCTTTAACACAGGCGCTGGCTAAACATACGGGCTTGAAAGAGGATCAGTTTATTTATGGCTGTGGCTCTGACGAGATTATTGCGTTGATTACGCGTGCTTTTCTTCTTCCCGGGGAAGAAAGTATCATGGCCGATCAGACCTTCTCCGTATACAAGAGCAATGTGGAAATAGAGGGAGCGGTTGCTGTTGAGGTGCCTTTGCGTGACGGGGTGCATGATTTGGAAGCCATGTTGTCTCAGATTAACGACCGTACGAAAATAATCTGGATCTGTAATCCGAATAACCCGACAGGCACGATTGTACCTGAAGCAGAGCTGGTCGCATTTTTGGATCGGGTGCCGAAGCATGTTATGGTCGTGCTGGATGAGGCGTATTCCGAGTTTGTGACGGATAGCACGTATCCAGACGGTATTCGTTTATTGCCAGCTTATGAAAATCTGGTTGTATTGCGCACCTTCTCCAAAATCTATGGCCTAGCATCGCTTCGCATCGGATACGGAATGGGGACTGCGGCAACGATCCGTATGATTAATCAGGTTCGTGAGCCGTTCAATACTTCGCGGGTAGCACAGGCTGCGGCGATTGCGGCGTTGGAAGATCAGGATTTTGTGCAAGAATGCCGTGACCGCAACGCAGAGGGCAGAGCCTATTTGCAAAAAGAGTTGAAGCGCCTTGGACTGGAATCTTTCCCGGCTCATGGTAATTTTATTATGCTGAATGTACATCGCCCGTCGGGTGAGGTATTTCAGGAGTTGCTTCGTAGAGGCGTGATTATTCGTGCTGGTCATCACAAATATCCGACATACATTAGAGTGTCAGTTGGATCACAGCCGCAAAATGAGTGGTTTATCCATGCGCTGGAACAGGTCCTGGGGGCGGAAGCGGCGAAAGCGCGTCTATAA
- the trpA gene encoding tryptophan synthase subunit alpha, whose amino-acid sequence MNLIDQVFGRLKNEGKTALIPFLTVGDPDVDTTVEIIRQLESAGADILELGVPYSDPLADGPVIQRASERALKRQISIRTCMETASLARSAGSSLPFILFTYYNPVLQMGMDAFFTGLQEHGISGLIIPDLPLEEAEELGGRAAEVGVHLIPLVAPTSEQRIERIVRQARGFVYCVSSLGVTGERASFFEGIEGFIAQVKRYTDIPVAVGFGISTREQVTRFSAICDGVVVGSAIVRQVEEAIPLLDDSARREEGLLQIHNFVAQLKQ is encoded by the coding sequence ATGAATTTAATTGATCAGGTGTTTGGACGCCTCAAAAATGAAGGCAAAACGGCATTAATTCCTTTCTTGACGGTAGGCGATCCGGATGTGGACACGACGGTAGAAATCATTCGGCAACTGGAGTCGGCCGGAGCTGATATATTAGAGCTGGGCGTTCCATATTCGGACCCGCTGGCTGACGGACCTGTCATTCAGCGTGCGTCTGAGCGTGCGTTGAAGCGGCAAATCTCGATCCGCACGTGTATGGAGACGGCTTCTCTGGCCCGGTCGGCGGGATCAAGCCTGCCTTTTATTTTGTTCACATATTATAATCCTGTGTTGCAGATGGGTATGGATGCTTTCTTTACAGGCTTGCAGGAGCATGGCATCAGCGGCCTGATTATTCCCGATCTTCCGCTTGAGGAAGCAGAAGAGCTGGGAGGACGGGCAGCAGAGGTTGGTGTGCATCTGATTCCGTTGGTGGCTCCAACTTCTGAACAGCGGATTGAACGAATTGTTCGTCAAGCGCGCGGGTTTGTATACTGCGTATCCTCCCTTGGGGTGACCGGGGAAAGAGCTTCCTTTTTTGAGGGTATAGAGGGCTTCATCGCGCAGGTCAAGCGGTATACGGATATTCCGGTAGCGGTTGGGTTCGGTATCTCTACTAGGGAGCAGGTAACCCGTTTTTCAGCCATCTGTGATGGAGTTGTCGTCGGAAGTGCCATTGTTCGTCAGGTGGAGGAAGCCATCCCATTGCTGGACGATTCTGCCCGCAGAGAAGAGGGACTTTTGCAAATTCATAATTTTGTGGCACAATTAAAGCAGTAA
- the trpB gene encoding tryptophan synthase subunit beta, translating into MTQLPDINGRFGTFGGRFVPETLMNALIELEESYRKYADDPDFNAELNGLLKDYSGRETPLYYAERLSQHLGKAKIYLKREDLNHTGAHKINNALAQGLLAKRMGKQKVIAETGAGQHGVATATVAALLGLECKVFMGEEDTVRQQLNVFRMQLLGAEVIPVTSGTRTLKDAGNEALRYWVSHVHDTFYILGSAVGPHPYPMMVRNFQRVIGDETRRQILEKEGRLPDVVVAAIGGGSNAIGMFYPFIEDHEVALLGVEAAGKGVETEFHAATMSKGTQGVFQGSMSYLLQDEYGQVQPAHSISAGLDYPGVGPEHSYLKDIERAKYVPITDQEALDALQLLCRTEGILPALESAHAVAQVIKLAPTLTADDIIVICLSGRGDKDVDSIIKHLGGNPS; encoded by the coding sequence ATGACACAATTACCTGATATCAACGGACGTTTTGGAACATTTGGCGGACGTTTTGTACCGGAAACGTTGATGAACGCACTGATTGAATTGGAGGAATCCTACCGGAAGTATGCGGATGATCCTGATTTTAACGCGGAGCTGAACGGACTGCTAAAGGATTATTCGGGCCGGGAAACGCCTCTCTATTATGCAGAGCGTCTGAGTCAGCACTTGGGCAAGGCTAAAATTTACTTGAAACGTGAAGACCTGAACCATACCGGAGCCCACAAAATTAATAATGCGCTGGCGCAGGGACTGCTGGCGAAGCGTATGGGTAAGCAGAAGGTCATTGCAGAAACAGGCGCAGGTCAGCATGGCGTTGCAACGGCGACCGTCGCGGCATTGCTCGGACTAGAGTGTAAGGTGTTCATGGGAGAAGAGGATACCGTACGTCAGCAGCTAAATGTATTCCGTATGCAACTGTTGGGTGCAGAGGTCATTCCGGTTACATCGGGCACACGTACACTCAAGGATGCCGGGAATGAAGCTCTGCGGTATTGGGTGAGCCATGTCCATGATACGTTCTATATTTTGGGCTCGGCGGTCGGACCACATCCGTATCCAATGATGGTGCGCAACTTCCAGCGTGTCATTGGCGACGAAACCCGCCGTCAAATTCTCGAAAAAGAAGGCAGGCTTCCAGATGTCGTAGTAGCGGCGATCGGTGGCGGAAGTAATGCCATCGGTATGTTCTATCCATTTATCGAGGATCATGAGGTTGCTTTGCTTGGCGTCGAGGCGGCTGGAAAAGGCGTGGAAACGGAATTTCATGCAGCAACGATGAGCAAGGGAACGCAAGGTGTCTTCCAAGGCTCTATGAGTTATCTGCTTCAGGATGAATACGGACAGGTACAGCCTGCGCATTCCATCTCGGCGGGATTGGACTATCCGGGGGTTGGGCCGGAGCATTCGTATTTGAAGGATATCGAGCGGGCCAAGTATGTTCCGATTACCGATCAGGAAGCGCTGGATGCTCTCCAATTGTTATGCCGCACGGAAGGTATTCTTCCGGCATTGGAGTCGGCACATGCAGTCGCGCAGGTCATTAAACTGGCACCTACCTTGACGGCGGATGATATTATTGTTATCTGTTTATCGGGTCGCGGTGACAAAGATGTGGACTCCATTATTAAGCATTTGGGAGGAAATCCGTCATGA
- a CDS encoding phosphoribosylanthranilate isomerase, producing the protein MNKTGVKICGLQSVEVLKSMVNLPIDYIGFVFADSKRRIDGAQAGELLRVLDEWTPGSRPRSVGVFVNPDDALLNDVMEKAPLDVIQLHGQESPQRCWEIRERFGVQVFKVWSVDRKGQTVKGQTERPTDELDAYVGTIDALLLDTYDPLYGGGSGKTFAWDRIPAYQTWTQQHGIPLFVAGGLTADNAEKLVTEYHPEGLDVSSGVETDGVKDIAKITAFVERVKQA; encoded by the coding sequence ATGAATAAAACGGGCGTAAAAATTTGTGGACTTCAAAGCGTTGAAGTGCTAAAATCTATGGTAAACTTACCGATCGATTATATAGGTTTTGTGTTTGCCGACAGCAAGCGCCGGATTGACGGCGCGCAGGCTGGAGAGCTGCTTCGCGTATTGGATGAATGGACCCCAGGCAGTAGACCGCGCAGCGTGGGCGTATTTGTGAACCCTGATGATGCACTGTTAAATGATGTCATGGAGAAAGCACCATTAGATGTCATTCAACTGCACGGGCAGGAGAGTCCGCAGCGCTGCTGGGAGATCAGGGAGCGTTTTGGCGTACAGGTATTCAAGGTATGGTCTGTGGATCGTAAAGGGCAGACGGTGAAGGGCCAGACAGAACGCCCGACGGACGAATTGGATGCCTATGTCGGGACGATTGACGCTTTATTGCTGGATACATATGATCCCCTGTATGGTGGCGGTTCCGGCAAAACGTTTGCGTGGGATCGGATTCCTGCCTATCAGACCTGGACCCAACAACATGGAATTCCTTTGTTTGTAGCCGGCGGGCTGACTGCCGATAATGCGGAAAAGTTGGTTACCGAGTATCATCCCGAAGGGCTGGATGTGTCCAGCGGTGTAGAGACGGATGGAGTCAAGGACATTGCAAAAATCACGGCATTCGTAGAAAGGGTGAAGCAGGCATGA
- the trpC gene encoding indole-3-glycerol phosphate synthase TrpC, translating to MYLDRIVVTKRQEVEQLKGHFQISEAERLVANLPATRGFEDAIALRRNRPLGLIAEVKKASPSKGLIRPDFHPVDIARAYEEAGADCISVLTDVTYFQGSPEYLHQIREQVKIPLLRKDFIIDERQIYEARLLGADAVLLIAAILEPRVLGSFLQIAKELGLDALIEVHDSEELKAVLDLGTATLIGVNNRNLRTFETRLQTTEELISLIPKGVTFISESGIAGPKDVKYLHSVGAHGILVGEHLMRKDDVGQAVVDLMDGVRA from the coding sequence ATGTATCTTGATCGAATTGTAGTGACGAAGCGACAGGAAGTAGAGCAGCTTAAGGGGCATTTTCAAATCAGTGAAGCCGAACGATTGGTTGCCAATTTACCTGCGACGAGAGGATTCGAAGATGCTATAGCTCTGCGCCGCAACCGTCCGCTCGGACTGATTGCCGAAGTGAAGAAGGCTTCGCCCTCCAAAGGGTTGATCCGGCCGGATTTTCATCCGGTGGACATTGCACGAGCATATGAGGAAGCTGGAGCCGATTGCATTTCTGTCCTGACGGATGTGACGTATTTTCAGGGGAGTCCTGAATATTTGCACCAAATTCGTGAACAGGTAAAGATTCCGTTGCTGCGCAAGGATTTTATCATTGATGAACGGCAAATTTATGAAGCTCGTCTGCTGGGAGCGGATGCGGTGCTATTGATTGCGGCTATACTGGAGCCACGTGTTTTGGGGTCTTTTTTACAGATTGCCAAAGAATTGGGCCTGGACGCATTGATAGAGGTGCATGACAGTGAGGAGCTTAAAGCTGTGCTGGATCTGGGGACAGCAACCTTGATTGGTGTGAACAATCGAAATCTGCGGACATTTGAGACCCGTCTCCAGACGACAGAGGAGCTGATCTCACTGATTCCTAAAGGGGTCACGTTTATCAGCGAAAGCGGCATTGCCGGACCCAAAGATGTGAAGTATTTACATTCAGTAGGCGCACACGGCATCCTGGTAGGAGAGCATCTGATGCGCAAGGATGATGTAGGACAGGCTGTAGTCGATCTGATGGACGGGGTTAGAGCATGA
- the trpD gene encoding anthranilate phosphoribosyltransferase, giving the protein MERHDMMQVGLSRVIEGQHLSRTEARSVMEQIMSGSATQAQIGGLLTALRIKGETVDEITGFAEAMRSYASPVQTGEGDTHLLDTCGTGGSGIHKFNISTISAIIAASVSVRVAKHGNRSASGRAGSADVLEALGVNIHLTSDQARSCLDRIGICFLFAQLYHPSMKHAAAPRRELGVRTVFNMLGPLTNPAGADRQLLGIYDAGKTEVIAEVLNRLGSKRAMVVSSLDGLDEISISAPTRVSELKDGQVHTFELNPSDLGLQTHRLDEVLGGDAQVNADIIGRILNGERGAYRDVVLANAGACIYVSGAAATLTDGVARAAEAIDSGLALSKLDQLIQATGEYQYVS; this is encoded by the coding sequence TGCCACGCAGGCGCAAATTGGCGGGTTGCTGACGGCTCTGCGCATTAAGGGGGAGACGGTGGATGAAATCACCGGATTTGCCGAAGCTATGCGCAGCTATGCCAGTCCGGTGCAAACCGGAGAAGGTGATACCCATTTGCTGGACACCTGCGGAACCGGAGGCTCGGGTATTCACAAGTTTAATATTTCCACGATATCCGCTATTATTGCGGCTTCGGTATCTGTACGGGTAGCGAAGCATGGCAATCGCTCTGCAAGTGGGCGTGCCGGAAGCGCCGATGTGCTGGAGGCCCTAGGGGTCAATATCCATTTGACGAGTGATCAGGCGCGGTCATGTCTGGATCGTATCGGCATCTGCTTTTTATTTGCGCAGTTGTACCATCCGTCTATGAAGCATGCTGCCGCTCCACGTCGGGAGCTTGGAGTACGAACGGTGTTTAACATGCTCGGTCCCTTGACGAATCCGGCAGGTGCGGATCGGCAGTTGTTGGGCATTTATGACGCGGGAAAAACGGAAGTGATCGCTGAGGTGCTGAATCGACTCGGCTCCAAGCGGGCCATGGTCGTCAGCAGTCTGGACGGATTGGATGAAATCAGCATTTCGGCACCGACACGGGTATCTGAGCTAAAGGATGGTCAGGTTCATACGTTTGAACTTAACCCGTCGGATCTGGGTTTACAGACGCACCGTCTCGATGAAGTGCTGGGTGGAGACGCGCAGGTTAACGCCGACATTATCGGTCGGATTTTGAACGGGGAGCGCGGAGCTTATCGGGATGTCGTGTTAGCGAATGCCGGCGCGTGCATCTATGTATCGGGCGCAGCAGCTACCTTAACAGACGGAGTAGCACGGGCAGCGGAAGCGATTGACTCGGGGCTGGCCCTGTCCAAGCTGGATCAATTAATTCAGGCAACGGGGGAATATCAATATGTATCTTGA